In Mercurialis annua linkage group LG5, ddMerAnnu1.2, whole genome shotgun sequence, a single genomic region encodes these proteins:
- the LOC126680949 gene encoding protein COFACTOR ASSEMBLY OF COMPLEX C SUBUNIT B CCB2, chloroplastic, translating into MSGLLINPIIQFKIRPEFRAIKVKSITTTARMDNSGASKSNQKQELNLSVLRFTFGIPGLDESYLPRYIGYGFGSLLILNHFLGSNSDISLPQLTTEALGLSLAAFSSALPYFGRFLKGATAVDQATLPQGTDQIFVMSETLSDSQKEELAWATYVLLRNTNTIGVLISVQGELCVRGYWNTPDNLLKSLLLDWFKRNIENIGLFDLKDSIYFPQTADSELWEMLPKGTRSLLVEPVHLERDKNAKEMEKTVGFLLLASSIEYAYSDKDRAWIKAVATKFGGENTCPEL; encoded by the exons ATGAGTGGTCTTTTGATAAACCCAATAATTCAGTTCAAAATACGTCCTGAATTTCGCGCCATAAAAGTGAAATCCATAACTACAACAGCTCGCATGGACAATTCTGGAGCATCAAAAAGCAATCAAAAACAGGAACTAAATCTTTCCGTTCTTCGCTTCACGTTTG GGATACCTGGATTAGATGAATCCTACTTACCCAGATATATAGGATATGGGTTTGGGTCGCTTCTTATATTAAACCATTTTCTGGGTTCTAATTCTGATATAAGTCTGCCCCAGCTG ACAACAGAGGCTTTAGGCCTTTCTTTGGCAGCATTCTCAAGTGCACTTCCATATTTTGGAAGATTTCTGAAG GGTGCTACTGCAGTGGATCAGGCAACCCTTCCTCAAGGAACTGACCAAATTTTTGTCATGTCAGAAACTTTATCTGATTCACAAAAGGAGGAATTAGCCTGGGCAACAtatgttttattgagaaataCAAACACCATTGGTGTG TTGATATCAGTTCAGGGGGAATTATGCGTCCGTGGATATTGGAACACTCcagataatttattaaaatcccTACTGCTTGATTGGTTTAAAagaaatattgaaaatattggTCTTTTTGACCTGAAGGACTCTATCTATTTTCCACAGACTGCAG ACTCTGAACTCTGGGAGATGCTCCCAAAGGGGACTCGTTCTCTTCTGGTTGAGCCTGTGCATTTAGAAAGAGACAAAAATGCCAAGGAGATGGAAAAGACTGTAGGTTTTCTCTTATTGGCCTCAAGCATTGAATATGCATATAGTGACAAGGATAGAGCCTGGATAAAAGCAGTTGCAACCAAATTTGGAGGTGAGAACACATGTCCAGAATTGTAA